In a genomic window of Thalassotalea piscium:
- a CDS encoding tetratricopeptide repeat protein gives MSTNVSAQQLEAVQIYSDNQLLDLIKENKHLSQVVIDECQLVDDIKARAIKSEMPSYQFLWGDMLAYGVCVKKDVELGLYYMQLSADQGLPEGLEQMGRYYHIGKFMQPDLRKAIIYLKEAAILNNLKAQIRLAEIYNRGEGSPLDYPELYSLLHHSLTDDKKTHQKITMLLSQLAEKLPERVVDAAKKGKY, from the coding sequence TTGAGCACCAATGTTAGTGCTCAACAACTAGAGGCGGTACAAATTTATTCAGATAACCAATTGCTTGATTTAATTAAAGAAAATAAGCATTTAAGCCAAGTGGTTATTGATGAGTGTCAGCTAGTTGATGATATTAAAGCACGAGCGATTAAATCAGAAATGCCCTCTTATCAATTTCTGTGGGGTGATATGCTTGCCTATGGCGTTTGTGTAAAAAAAGATGTTGAATTAGGTCTTTATTATATGCAGTTATCGGCAGATCAAGGTTTGCCCGAAGGGCTTGAGCAAATGGGGCGCTATTATCATATTGGTAAATTTATGCAGCCAGATTTACGTAAGGCAATTATTTACCTGAAAGAAGCGGCAATTCTAAACAACCTTAAGGCACAAATTCGCCTAGCTGAAATTTATAATCGCGGTGAAGGTAGCCCTTTAGATTATCCAGAATTATATTCGCTTCTTCATCATTCACTCACCGATGATAAAAAAACGCATCAAAAGATTACTATGCTACTTAGTCAACTAGCTGAAAAGTTACCAGAACGGGTAGTAGACGCAGCTAAAAAAGGGAAATATTAA
- a CDS encoding sensor domain-containing diguanylate cyclase, with product MSQLEQLIANSKANEDISRKLFTIETEILSCQSSQELLKKLLDLVKTSFQLTDIFLLLADPTPISYLLNSKTQSKWHQQNTKHISVKKLQSFHHNNLPFLTNDTYLVSGIVPQHLRDKAGSIALVPVTLEGQFFASLLFTDTRADRFTDDLGTFHLEQLGVKISLCLSNVLIREQLEYMAHYDRLTGIANRRLMEKCIEEELIRQRRYQVPFSVLFIDCNKFKIINDTYGHDCGDKVLSYVATQLQELIRENDKCFRYAGDEFVVVLASQTYQEAKLASKRLCEFFINNPMPYKNEKLEITISCGAAASDGVLTMDQLLKKADEQLYLHKKVTSRS from the coding sequence ATGTCTCAACTAGAGCAACTAATTGCTAACTCTAAAGCAAATGAAGATATATCGCGTAAGTTGTTTACGATTGAAACTGAAATACTCAGCTGCCAGTCTAGTCAAGAGTTATTAAAAAAGTTACTTGATTTAGTAAAAACATCTTTCCAATTAACCGATATTTTTCTTTTATTAGCAGACCCTACGCCTATTAGTTACTTGTTGAATAGTAAAACACAATCCAAGTGGCACCAGCAAAATACTAAACATATTAGTGTAAAAAAATTACAAAGCTTTCATCATAATAACTTACCCTTTTTAACCAATGACACCTATTTAGTTAGTGGTATTGTACCTCAACACTTACGTGATAAAGCAGGCTCTATTGCTTTAGTACCAGTAACCCTTGAAGGACAGTTCTTCGCCAGTTTATTATTTACCGACACTAGAGCAGATCGTTTTACTGATGATCTAGGTACATTTCATTTAGAACAACTAGGCGTAAAAATAAGTTTATGTTTATCGAATGTATTAATTCGAGAACAACTTGAATACATGGCTCATTATGACAGATTGACAGGTATTGCTAACCGCCGTTTAATGGAAAAGTGCATCGAAGAAGAATTAATAAGACAACGCCGCTATCAAGTACCGTTTTCAGTGCTCTTTATTGATTGTAATAAATTTAAAATAATTAATGATACTTATGGACATGACTGCGGAGATAAAGTGCTTTCCTATGTAGCAACACAGCTGCAAGAGCTTATCCGTGAAAATGATAAATGTTTTCGCTATGCCGGTGATGAATTTGTTGTGGTATTAGCCAGCCAAACATATCAAGAAGCCAAGTTAGCAAGTAAAAGATTATGCGAGTTTTTTATCAATAACCCGATGCCATATAAGAATGAAAAACTAGAAATAACAATAAGTTGTGGAGCTGCAGCAAGTGATGGAGTCTTAACCATGGATCAATTACTCAAAAAAGCTGATGAACAGCTATACTTACACAAAAAGGTAACTTCTCGAAGTTAG
- a CDS encoding HD-GYP domain-containing protein, with translation MQSEINISELRAGHYVVAIVKQQGNYKLNQAGHIKNDLVIKNLIAKGVESIIIDTDKTLKKSPTAQSNSEVFSLDEDFTPVLPESPDVFEIDKAKKLFNESKRIQRQVFDDAFAGKPLDIEPIHNVTDNTIDAIFKNPDALACVINIRKKDEYLLEHSVSVSVLITIFARFLRIKKEIIQQLAVGAFLHDVGKIMIPEEVLDKPGKLSEQEFTIMKTHVNHSIDIIKNTPGISPISLEVAALHHEKLDGNGYPFNVKGSDISTYGRMISICDIFDALTAHRCYKEGYSHMKAFSILRSLGESGHLDKRLVNLFINCMGVFPVGSLVELGSNKLAIVEKRNLDDPTKPKVKAFYSAKHNHYVAAKNIDLSKEKDFIIKGVRADDFDLDMNKIIEFLLTEG, from the coding sequence ATGCAGTCAGAAATTAACATCTCAGAATTACGCGCAGGGCATTATGTTGTAGCTATAGTTAAGCAGCAAGGCAACTATAAGCTCAATCAAGCTGGGCACATAAAAAATGACTTGGTTATTAAAAACCTTATCGCAAAAGGCGTTGAGAGTATCATTATAGATACTGATAAAACCCTTAAAAAATCCCCAACAGCACAAAGTAACTCTGAGGTGTTTAGTCTTGATGAAGATTTTACACCCGTATTGCCAGAATCACCCGATGTATTTGAAATAGATAAAGCCAAAAAGCTATTCAATGAATCAAAACGAATTCAACGCCAAGTATTCGATGATGCTTTTGCAGGAAAGCCTCTCGATATCGAACCTATTCATAATGTTACCGATAATACTATCGATGCAATATTCAAAAACCCAGATGCGCTTGCTTGTGTAATTAATATTCGTAAAAAAGATGAGTATTTACTTGAGCACTCGGTATCAGTTTCGGTATTAATCACTATTTTCGCTCGATTTTTAAGAATAAAAAAAGAAATAATTCAGCAGCTAGCAGTAGGAGCGTTTTTACATGATGTTGGTAAAATAATGATCCCTGAAGAGGTGCTCGATAAGCCAGGAAAACTCTCTGAACAAGAGTTTACCATAATGAAAACTCACGTTAATCATTCAATAGACATCATAAAAAATACTCCTGGTATTTCTCCTATTAGTTTGGAAGTTGCCGCACTACATCATGAGAAGTTAGATGGTAATGGCTATCCCTTTAATGTTAAAGGGAGTGACATATCAACTTATGGCCGTATGATTTCAATTTGTGATATTTTCGACGCTTTAACAGCTCACCGTTGTTACAAAGAAGGTTATAGCCACATGAAAGCTTTTAGTATTTTAAGAAGCTTGGGGGAAAGTGGACATTTAGATAAACGACTCGTAAATTTGTTTATTAACTGTATGGGTGTATTTCCCGTTGGTTCTTTGGTTGAACTTGGCTCTAACAAACTCGCCATTGTTGAAAAAAGAAATTTAGACGATCCAACTAAACCAAAGGTTAAAGCTTTTTACAGCGCTAAGCATAATCATTATGTTGCTGCTAAAAATATAGATTTATCAAAAGAAAAAGACTTTATTATTAAAGGTGTTAGAGCCGATGACTTTGATCTAGACATGAACAAAATCATCGAATTTTTACTTACTGAAGGTTAG
- a CDS encoding efflux RND transporter permease subunit has product MLAMIDAAIARTRSVLMIFALLLIAGAVTYANIAKESNPDITIPIIYVSMVHDGISPEDAERMLVRPMEKELKSLAGIKEMKSSASEGHASVTIEFLAGLDPKEALADVRDKVTLAKAKLPSESEEPVVNEVTMANQVPAVTVILSGPVTERGLLTLARDLKDKIESMQEVLEVDIGGDREDMVEILVDPLLMESYGLDQGDIFNLVSRNNRLVPAGTMDTGKGRFAVKVPSVFETVQDLLELPIKVEGDRVITFQDVSKVRRAYKDPTSFARLNGERSISLEVKKRSGENIIHTVDNVKALIAQEQNRWPNQVMVDYVGDQSVDVKDTLSDLQNNVFSAVLLVVIVVIAALGTRTAMLVGFAIPGAFLTGILVLAIAGLTVNIVVLFGLIMAVGMLVDGAIVVTEFADREMSEGKTKKVAYSHAAKRMAWPIIASTATTLAAFAPLMFWPGMMGEFMKYLPITLIAVLTASLAMALIFVPALGTVFGKSREISKAEKAQVLQAEEGDVTHLSGITGKYVALLQKAITHPWKIIGNTVVIAITVMWLYGASGLGVVFFPEIEPNSATMVVRSHGDLSVKEKDAIMHDIERRILDMDEIETLYTRTGGNDIIGTFQVNFINWKYRRTANDIIADIHHKTDDLAGVEIEVRKNEDGPQSGKDLVIELSSRFPDKLDHAVKTIRETLILSGKFTDLEDTSPKPGIEWQLKVDRTLAATYGADAALVGSSVQMVTNGLKLGEYRPDDVDDELDIRVRFPEEKRNIGRLDSLRLKTPEGLVPLSSFVERKAAHKVDTIRRVDGKRVVTIQANLISGAQLVKELPLLQAKFPELGIDPTVEISLKGQNEDQQESQAFLVNAFGVALFVMAIILVTQFNSFYQAFLILSAVVFSTVGVFLALLLLQKPFGIVMGGIGVISLAGIVVNNNIVLIDTYNMLKKEGCNTVDAILRTGAQRLRPVMLTTITTILGLLPMVLQVNLDFFNRSIVWGAPSTQWWTQLATAVAGGLAFATVLTLVLTPCLLMVRDRASKAG; this is encoded by the coding sequence ATGTTAGCCATGATCGATGCCGCTATAGCGAGAACGCGTTCTGTATTAATGATTTTTGCTCTCTTACTTATTGCAGGCGCAGTAACCTACGCTAATATTGCGAAGGAGTCTAATCCAGATATCACCATTCCTATTATTTATGTCTCTATGGTTCATGATGGCATATCCCCAGAAGATGCTGAACGAATGCTTGTTCGGCCGATGGAAAAAGAGCTCAAATCTTTAGCTGGTATAAAAGAAATGAAGTCTAGTGCCAGTGAAGGTCATGCATCAGTGACCATTGAGTTCTTGGCGGGCTTAGATCCTAAAGAAGCACTAGCCGATGTGCGCGACAAGGTGACTTTGGCAAAAGCAAAGCTACCATCAGAATCAGAAGAGCCGGTAGTTAACGAAGTGACTATGGCCAATCAGGTGCCAGCAGTAACCGTAATTTTATCAGGCCCAGTAACAGAGCGAGGCTTACTTACTTTAGCACGAGATCTAAAAGATAAAATTGAAAGCATGCAAGAAGTGCTTGAAGTAGATATTGGCGGTGACCGCGAAGATATGGTTGAAATTCTTGTTGATCCACTTTTAATGGAAAGCTACGGATTAGATCAAGGGGATATTTTTAACTTAGTCTCGCGTAATAATCGTTTAGTACCGGCTGGTACTATGGACACAGGTAAAGGGCGCTTTGCAGTAAAAGTTCCATCCGTCTTTGAAACAGTACAAGACTTATTGGAGTTACCGATAAAAGTAGAAGGTGATCGAGTTATTACCTTCCAAGATGTCTCTAAAGTTCGTCGCGCATACAAAGATCCAACAAGCTTTGCGCGTTTAAATGGTGAACGTTCTATTTCATTAGAAGTAAAAAAACGTTCGGGTGAAAATATCATTCATACCGTTGACAACGTTAAAGCGCTAATCGCTCAAGAGCAGAATCGCTGGCCCAACCAGGTTATGGTTGATTACGTTGGTGATCAGTCAGTTGATGTTAAAGATACCCTATCAGATCTTCAAAACAATGTTTTTTCAGCCGTTTTATTGGTCGTTATTGTCGTGATTGCTGCCTTAGGCACACGAACGGCTATGTTAGTTGGCTTTGCTATTCCTGGTGCTTTTCTAACTGGAATTTTAGTATTAGCCATTGCCGGTTTAACCGTTAATATTGTTGTATTATTTGGTTTGATAATGGCTGTAGGAATGTTAGTTGATGGCGCAATCGTAGTTACTGAGTTTGCTGATCGCGAAATGAGTGAAGGTAAAACAAAAAAGGTAGCATATAGTCATGCAGCTAAACGAATGGCATGGCCGATTATTGCCTCAACAGCAACTACACTTGCTGCATTTGCTCCCTTAATGTTTTGGCCAGGAATGATGGGGGAGTTTATGAAGTACTTACCCATCACGTTAATTGCAGTGTTAACTGCTTCCTTAGCTATGGCTTTAATTTTTGTTCCAGCATTAGGAACTGTGTTTGGCAAGTCACGCGAAATTAGCAAGGCTGAAAAAGCGCAAGTATTACAGGCAGAAGAAGGCGATGTTACTCATTTATCCGGTATTACTGGAAAATATGTCGCATTATTACAAAAAGCGATCACACATCCTTGGAAAATAATTGGTAACACAGTCGTTATTGCAATTACCGTCATGTGGCTTTATGGGGCCTCAGGTCTTGGCGTTGTATTTTTCCCAGAAATAGAGCCCAATAGTGCAACTATGGTAGTGCGTTCACATGGTGATTTATCAGTTAAAGAGAAAGACGCGATAATGCATGATATTGAACGGCGTATACTCGATATGGACGAAATTGAAACCCTCTATACGAGAACTGGTGGCAATGACATTATTGGGACATTTCAAGTTAACTTTATTAACTGGAAATATAGACGCACTGCGAATGATATAATCGCTGATATTCATCACAAAACAGATGACTTAGCGGGCGTAGAAATCGAGGTACGTAAAAACGAAGATGGACCACAAAGTGGTAAAGATTTAGTCATAGAACTAAGCTCACGCTTTCCCGATAAACTTGATCATGCGGTAAAGACGATTCGAGAAACTTTGATATTAAGTGGAAAATTTACTGACTTAGAAGATACTTCGCCGAAACCAGGTATAGAGTGGCAGCTTAAAGTAGACAGAACCTTAGCTGCAACGTATGGTGCTGATGCAGCTCTTGTTGGCTCAAGCGTACAAATGGTTACTAATGGCCTGAAACTTGGCGAATATCGTCCTGATGATGTTGACGATGAGCTTGATATCAGGGTGCGCTTTCCTGAAGAAAAACGCAACATTGGTCGTTTAGACAGCTTACGATTAAAAACACCAGAAGGGTTAGTTCCGTTAAGTAGCTTTGTTGAACGTAAAGCTGCGCATAAAGTTGACACTATACGCCGAGTTGATGGTAAGCGTGTCGTTACGATTCAAGCGAACTTAATTAGTGGTGCTCAACTGGTTAAAGAGCTACCACTCTTACAAGCTAAATTCCCAGAACTTGGTATTGATCCGACTGTTGAAATATCACTAAAAGGGCAAAATGAAGATCAGCAAGAATCACAGGCGTTTCTTGTGAATGCATTTGGTGTTGCACTATTTGTAATGGCCATTATTTTGGTGACACAATTTAATAGCTTTTACCAAGCGTTTTTAATTTTAAGCGCGGTAGTCTTCTCAACTGTCGGTGTATTCTTGGCATTATTATTATTACAAAAACCGTTTGGTATAGTAATGGGGGGAATTGGTGTCATTTCGCTTGCAGGTATTGTTGTAAACAATAATATTGTGTTAATTGATACGTATAATATGCTCAAAAAAGAGGGATGTAATACGGTTGATGCCATATTAAGAACAGGCGCACAACGTTTAAGGCCTGTAATGCTAACGACTATTACTACCATTTTAGGCTTGTTGCCTATGGTGCTACAAGTCAACTTAGACTTTTTTAACCGCTCGATTGTTTGGGGAGCACCCTCAACACAGTGGTGGACACAACTTGCAACAGCTGTTGCGGGTGGATTAGCCTTCGCAACTGTATTAACCTTAGTGCTAACGCCTTGCTTACTAATGGTTAGAGATAGGGCAAGTAAGGCTGGGTAA
- a CDS encoding efflux RND transporter periplasmic adaptor subunit: protein MTKFGKGQKWLAQRPYIIAIAITVLLILWMLSGTMQPQENPTDDKTNEVIVPKVQVETLYAEPISDSVELYGRTEPNRITTIKAEISGKVDQVLAPRGAFVKQGDILVKLDLSDLIAQRDKNIALLKQREIEYQGAEKLAANGFQGQAQLSSAQANLMSVKAEIKNIELNIDRTVIRAPYSGVLNQRYVEQGDYVKSGDQIAMIADLNPLIIRAYVTENQVAKIAVGQKADVRILNQTKVSGVVRYIASVAEAQTNTFKIEISINNTEDNLLAGLSSEVNISLAQVPAIKLSPALLALDEKGNIGVKTVENNSVIFTEINIVKSENDGIWLSGLGEQATIITLGQGFVRAGDKVESVIATSSK from the coding sequence ATGACAAAATTCGGAAAAGGGCAAAAGTGGTTAGCTCAGCGCCCCTATATTATAGCGATTGCGATTACAGTACTATTAATTCTCTGGATGCTATCGGGAACAATGCAACCACAAGAAAACCCAACCGATGATAAAACGAATGAAGTGATTGTCCCTAAAGTACAAGTTGAAACGTTATATGCTGAACCGATAAGCGATAGCGTTGAGCTTTATGGAAGAACTGAGCCTAATAGAATTACCACAATCAAAGCTGAAATTTCAGGAAAAGTTGATCAAGTATTAGCACCGCGAGGTGCCTTTGTTAAACAAGGCGATATTCTTGTTAAACTCGACCTTTCTGATTTAATAGCTCAGCGAGACAAGAATATTGCGCTGCTCAAACAACGAGAAATTGAATATCAAGGAGCAGAAAAATTGGCCGCCAATGGCTTTCAAGGTCAAGCTCAGTTGAGCAGTGCGCAAGCCAATTTAATGTCGGTGAAAGCAGAAATTAAGAATATTGAATTAAACATTGATCGCACCGTGATCAGAGCGCCATATTCAGGTGTGCTTAATCAGCGTTATGTTGAACAAGGTGATTATGTAAAAAGTGGTGATCAAATTGCCATGATTGCCGATTTAAACCCATTAATCATTCGTGCTTATGTTACTGAAAATCAGGTGGCCAAAATTGCTGTTGGTCAAAAAGCTGATGTGCGAATTTTAAATCAAACTAAGGTGTCGGGTGTAGTGCGTTATATCGCTAGTGTTGCTGAAGCTCAAACGAATACCTTTAAAATAGAAATTAGTATTAACAATACTGAAGATAATTTACTAGCAGGCTTAAGTAGCGAGGTTAATATCTCGTTAGCACAGGTACCCGCAATTAAACTATCACCAGCGCTACTTGCTTTAGATGAGAAAGGTAATATTGGTGTGAAAACGGTAGAAAATAATTCGGTAATATTTACTGAAATTAATATAGTTAAAAGCGAAAATGATGGTATTTGGTTAAGCGGATTAGGTGAACAAGCCACTATAATTACACTGGGTCAAGGCTTTGTTAGAGCAGGTGATAAAGTAGAATCTGTAATCGCAACAAGTAGTAAGTAA
- the erpA gene encoding iron-sulfur cluster insertion protein ErpA — MSTPELPIKFSDAAASKVHALITEEENPNLKLRVYVTGGGCSGFQYGFTFDEKVNEGDMTIEKKGVTMVVDPMSIQYLVDGEVDYVEGLEGSRFLVSNPNASSTCGCGSSFTI; from the coding sequence ATGTCAACCCCTGAATTACCAATTAAATTTTCTGATGCCGCCGCAAGTAAAGTACATGCATTAATCACGGAAGAAGAGAATCCAAACCTTAAGTTACGCGTTTACGTAACAGGTGGCGGCTGCTCGGGATTTCAATACGGATTCACCTTTGATGAAAAAGTTAACGAAGGTGATATGACTATCGAAAAGAAAGGCGTTACTATGGTGGTCGATCCTATGAGCATACAATACCTTGTTGATGGCGAGGTTGATTATGTCGAAGGGCTCGAAGGCAGCCGTTTTCTTGTTAGCAACCCTAATGCATCAAGTACCTGTGGATGTGGTTCTTCTTTTACCATCTAA
- a CDS encoding DUF6776 family protein — MGNFFHGYQIQTINQQNIRLDNLYEQQVQQVKQIHTLEVELEVERMASMRSQQLLKEIEKEHFKVKKELAFYEKVMAPEKQVDGVVVDSITVMATESSNHFRFQVVLVQQQVRRRYAKGYIDLVFEGSLDNNPDKISLDTVSNITKKMLSFSFQYFQIIEGEFTLPEGFTPEKVNLVTSLNKTSWQDFRRVEQSYVWLDIIKK, encoded by the coding sequence ATGGGTAATTTTTTTCATGGCTATCAAATTCAAACCATTAACCAACAAAATATTCGCCTTGATAATTTATACGAACAGCAAGTACAGCAAGTAAAACAAATACATACCCTAGAAGTTGAATTAGAAGTTGAACGCATGGCGAGTATGCGTTCACAACAATTGCTCAAAGAAATTGAAAAGGAACATTTCAAGGTAAAAAAAGAATTAGCCTTTTATGAAAAGGTAATGGCACCTGAAAAACAAGTAGATGGTGTAGTGGTTGATAGCATTACTGTTATGGCAACTGAAAGTTCAAATCACTTTCGTTTTCAGGTGGTTTTAGTGCAGCAACAAGTACGCAGACGTTACGCTAAAGGCTATATTGATCTCGTATTTGAGGGAAGTTTAGATAATAATCCAGATAAAATTTCATTAGATACAGTGTCTAACATAACGAAAAAAATGTTGTCGTTTAGTTTTCAATATTTTCAGATAATAGAAGGTGAGTTTACTTTACCTGAGGGTTTTACACCTGAAAAAGTAAACTTAGTGACCAGTTTAAACAAAACATCATGGCAAGATTTCCGTCGAGTTGAGCAAAGTTATGTTTGGCTAGACATTATTAAAAAATAA
- a CDS encoding chloride channel protein, with amino-acid sequence MMPLYSLKKHLALPKTSWQLCLLAAIGGIASAGLIILFTASIDFIQQWYLPQKEDYTSLDVLSRFHLPIIGALLILLFAKVTGFEYLRTGIPFVLHRLKVAHGVIPVRNTLNQFVGSVLSLASGFSVGREGPAVHLGAACSSFIGSYLKLPHNAIRTLCACGIAAGISATFNTPLAAVIFVMEVIMREYKVHVFIPVMIASIIGSVITSHVFGPSHKFEYFSKIAINVADYPLVIVLGLLLGVIAFTFNRYLTLIIKHSSQYHIVSRFLTAAIITGALGAIIPHAMGTDITAIAFAIDSNVQYQLLLGLVVAKFVMSIVALGLGIPGGIIGPIVSIGAISGVCVAAMSNQLFMQDALLTDYALMGMAGFMAATLNAPLAALIAVVELSNQLEIIVPAMVVITTASLTSGQLFGNRSVLVMQLEVQGLIYRHPPIEKSLQRIGAMGVMHESLTIISPSNDSSYIETINNAPADNFVIVKSNPPDATFTLLLPQHAALSDSPPIVKQHQLKPLSYQVSLAQAYALLKDTREGGVYLYDTNKDNIVGVLMFEQIRYYLIEGKTN; translated from the coding sequence ATGATGCCACTTTACTCGCTTAAAAAACATTTAGCATTGCCAAAAACGTCTTGGCAATTATGTTTGCTAGCGGCAATTGGTGGTATCGCGTCCGCCGGTTTAATTATACTTTTCACCGCCAGTATTGATTTCATACAGCAATGGTATTTACCGCAAAAAGAAGATTATACCAGTTTAGATGTGCTAAGTCGTTTTCATTTACCAATAATTGGTGCATTACTTATTTTACTGTTCGCGAAAGTCACTGGTTTTGAATATCTAAGAACAGGGATCCCGTTTGTATTACACCGCCTAAAAGTCGCTCATGGTGTCATTCCAGTGCGTAATACGTTGAATCAATTTGTTGGCTCTGTACTGTCCTTAGCTTCAGGCTTTTCAGTTGGTCGCGAAGGACCTGCTGTGCATTTAGGTGCTGCTTGCAGTAGCTTTATTGGTAGTTACTTAAAGTTACCTCATAACGCAATTCGTACGTTATGCGCCTGCGGAATTGCTGCGGGTATTTCTGCGACCTTCAATACCCCGTTAGCCGCAGTAATTTTTGTTATGGAAGTTATTATGCGCGAATATAAAGTGCATGTGTTTATTCCTGTAATGATTGCTTCAATAATAGGCTCGGTGATCACCAGCCATGTTTTTGGTCCTTCACACAAATTTGAGTACTTTAGTAAAATTGCGATTAATGTTGCTGACTACCCATTGGTGATAGTGCTTGGTTTATTATTAGGTGTTATTGCATTTACTTTTAACCGTTATTTAACTTTGATTATAAAGCACTCATCTCAATACCATATAGTGTCGCGTTTTCTTACTGCTGCAATTATTACGGGTGCTTTAGGCGCAATAATTCCTCATGCCATGGGTACAGATATCACAGCAATTGCTTTTGCCATAGATAGTAATGTTCAGTATCAATTATTACTTGGCTTGGTAGTTGCTAAGTTTGTGATGTCGATTGTTGCACTTGGTTTAGGCATTCCAGGTGGCATTATTGGCCCAATCGTTAGTATTGGTGCAATTTCAGGAGTTTGTGTGGCCGCTATGTCAAACCAACTATTTATGCAGGATGCGCTATTAACGGATTATGCACTAATGGGGATGGCAGGATTTATGGCCGCTACACTCAACGCTCCATTGGCTGCATTAATTGCGGTAGTTGAATTGTCTAACCAACTGGAGATTATTGTCCCAGCTATGGTAGTAATAACTACAGCTTCGCTTACTTCTGGTCAACTCTTTGGCAACCGCTCTGTTCTCGTTATGCAACTTGAAGTACAAGGGTTAATATATCGTCATCCTCCTATTGAAAAGTCTTTACAACGTATTGGTGCCATGGGGGTAATGCATGAGTCACTTACTATTATTTCGCCAAGTAATGATTCAAGTTATATTGAGACTATCAACAATGCACCTGCTGATAATTTCGTTATCGTAAAAAGTAACCCGCCTGATGCAACTTTCACTTTATTGCTGCCACAACATGCAGCATTGAGTGACAGTCCGCCAATAGTTAAACAACATCAATTAAAACCATTATCCTATCAAGTTTCACTTGCACAAGCTTACGCTTTATTAAAAGATACACGTGAAGGTGGGGTTTATTTGTATGACACAAATAAAGACAATATCGTTGGCGTATTGATGTTTGAGCAAATTCGTTATTATTTAATAGAAGGAAAAACAAATTAA
- a CDS encoding CopD family protein translates to MAILWLKALHVCFMVAWFAGIFYLPRLFVNHAETDNQVIKEHFKGMEKRLLYFVTPFALLTITFGIWLIAQYGYDWFAQAHWLHLKITLVTLLVIYHGYCFKLLKDFQDDKNTRSGRFYRLFNEIPVILLFAVVILVYLKPF, encoded by the coding sequence ATGGCTATTCTTTGGCTAAAAGCATTACATGTATGTTTTATGGTGGCATGGTTTGCAGGTATTTTTTATTTACCACGTTTATTTGTTAATCATGCAGAAACAGATAACCAAGTCATTAAAGAGCATTTTAAAGGCATGGAAAAGCGCTTGTTGTACTTTGTAACGCCCTTTGCTTTATTAACCATTACTTTTGGTATTTGGTTAATTGCACAATATGGTTATGATTGGTTTGCACAAGCACATTGGCTTCATTTGAAAATCACCCTAGTAACATTATTAGTGATATATCACGGCTATTGCTTTAAGCTACTAAAAGACTTTCAAGACGATAAAAACACTCGCTCAGGACGCTTCTACAGACTATTCAATGAAATACCGGTAATACTACTATTTGCTGTTGTTATTCTAGTTTATCTCAAGCCTTTTTGA